A portion of the Coturnix japonica isolate 7356 chromosome 4, Coturnix japonica 2.1, whole genome shotgun sequence genome contains these proteins:
- the LOC107314121 gene encoding cytochrome P450 26B1 isoform X1 translates to MLFESFDLVSALATLAACLVSLTLLLAVSQQLWQLRWAATRDKTCKLPIPKGSMGFPLIGETFHWLLQGSCFQSSRREKYGNVFKTHLLGRPLVRVTGAENVRKILMGEHHLVSTEWPRSTRMLLGPNTVANSIGDIHRHKRKVFSKIFSHEALESYLPKIQLVIKDTLRAWSSNPDPINVYHEAQKLTFRMAIRVLLGFRIPDEELNRLFEVYQQFVENVFSLPVDLPFSGYRRGIRARETLQKGLEKAIQEKLQNTQGKDYADALDILIESGKEHGKELTMQELKDGTLELIFAAYATTASASTSLIMQLLKHPRVLEKLREELRSKGILHNGCICEGSLRLDNISGLHYLDCVIKEVLRLFTPISGGYRTVLQTFELDGFQIPKGWSVMYSIRDTHDTAPVFKDVDVFDPDRFGQGRSEDKEGRFHYLPFGGGVRTCLGKHLAKLFLKALAIELASTSRFELATRTFPKITLVPVVHPVDGLKVKFFGLDSNQNEILTGTDVILGATV, encoded by the exons ATGCTTTTTGAAAGTTTTGATCTCGTCTCGGCACTGGCTACCCTCGCGGCGTGCTTGGTGTCACTGActttgctgctggctgtgtcccAACAGCTGTGGCAGCTCCGTTGGGCTGCCACCCGCGACAAAACCTGCAAGCTACCAATCCCTAAAGGCTCTATGGGATTCCCTTTAATCGGAGAAACCTTCCACTGGCTCCTGCAG GGTTCGTGCTTCCAGTCTTCGCGACGGGAGAAATACGGCAACGTTTTCAAGACGCACCTTTTGGGGCGGCCGCTGGTGAGGGTGACGGGAGCCGAGAACGTACGGAAGATTCTGATGGGGGAACATCACCTGGTGAGCACCGAATGGCCCCGAAGCACCCGCATGTTGCTGGGACCCAACACCGTGGCCAACTCCATCGGGGACATCCATCGGCACAAGAGGAAG GTTTTCTCCAAAATCTTCAGCCACGAGGCTCTGGAAAGCTATCTCCCCAAGATCCAGCTGGTGATCAAAGACACCCTGCGGGCTTGGAGCAGCAACCCTGATCCCATCAATGTCTACCACGAGGCCCAGAAGCTCACCTTCCGCATGGCCATCCGCGTCCTGCTGGGTTTCCGCATCCCCGATGAGGAGCTCAACCGTCTCTTTGAGGTCTACCAGCAATTTGTGGAGAACGTCTTCTCCTTACCTGTGGATCTGCCCTTCAGTGGCTACAGGAGG GGCATCCGGGCACGTGAGACATTACAAAAGGGGCTGGAGAAAGCCATCCAGGAGAAACTGCAGAACACACAGGGTAAGGACTATGCCGACGCACTGGACATCCTGATAGAGAGCGGCAAAGAACACGGCAAGGAGCTCACCATGCAAGAGCTGAAG GATGGCACCCTGGAGCTCATCTTCGCTGCCTACGCCACTACGGCCAGTGCCAGCACCTCTCTCATCATGCAGCTACTCAAACACCCGCGGGTGCTGGAGAAGCTGCGGGAGGAGCTGCGTAGCAAAGGCATCCTGCACAATGGCTGCATCTGCGAGGGCTCCCTGCGCCTTGACAACATCAGTGGCCTTCACTACCTGGACTGTGTCATCAAGGAGGTGCTTCGCCTCTTCACCCCCATCTCCGGAGGGTACCGGACGGTGCTGCAGACCTTTGAGCTGGAT GGTTTCCAGATCCCCAAGGGCTGGAGTGTGATGTACAGCATCCGGGACACCCACGACACTGCCCCTGTCTTCAAGGATGTGGATGTCTTCGATCCCGACCGCTTTGGGCAGGGCCGCAGCGAGGACAAGGAGGGCAGGTTCCACTACCTCCCATTCGGAGGGGGTGTACGGACCTGTCTGGGCAAACACTTGGCCAAGCTTTTCCTCAAGGCCCTGGCCATCGAGCTGGCCAGCACCAGCCGCTTCGAGCTGGCCACTAGGACTTTCCCCAAAATCACCTTGGTGCCCGTGGTCCACCCGGTCGATGGACTCAAGGTTAAATTCTTCGGACTGGATTCCAACCAGAACGAGATCCTGACGGGGACGGACGTCATTTTGGGGGCCACTGTGTAG
- the LOC107314121 gene encoding cytochrome P450 26B1 isoform X2 codes for MGFPLIGETFHWLLQGSCFQSSRREKYGNVFKTHLLGRPLVRVTGAENVRKILMGEHHLVSTEWPRSTRMLLGPNTVANSIGDIHRHKRKVFSKIFSHEALESYLPKIQLVIKDTLRAWSSNPDPINVYHEAQKLTFRMAIRVLLGFRIPDEELNRLFEVYQQFVENVFSLPVDLPFSGYRRGIRARETLQKGLEKAIQEKLQNTQGKDYADALDILIESGKEHGKELTMQELKDGTLELIFAAYATTASASTSLIMQLLKHPRVLEKLREELRSKGILHNGCICEGSLRLDNISGLHYLDCVIKEVLRLFTPISGGYRTVLQTFELDGFQIPKGWSVMYSIRDTHDTAPVFKDVDVFDPDRFGQGRSEDKEGRFHYLPFGGGVRTCLGKHLAKLFLKALAIELASTSRFELATRTFPKITLVPVVHPVDGLKVKFFGLDSNQNEILTGTDVILGATV; via the exons ATGGGATTCCCTTTAATCGGAGAAACCTTCCACTGGCTCCTGCAG GGTTCGTGCTTCCAGTCTTCGCGACGGGAGAAATACGGCAACGTTTTCAAGACGCACCTTTTGGGGCGGCCGCTGGTGAGGGTGACGGGAGCCGAGAACGTACGGAAGATTCTGATGGGGGAACATCACCTGGTGAGCACCGAATGGCCCCGAAGCACCCGCATGTTGCTGGGACCCAACACCGTGGCCAACTCCATCGGGGACATCCATCGGCACAAGAGGAAG GTTTTCTCCAAAATCTTCAGCCACGAGGCTCTGGAAAGCTATCTCCCCAAGATCCAGCTGGTGATCAAAGACACCCTGCGGGCTTGGAGCAGCAACCCTGATCCCATCAATGTCTACCACGAGGCCCAGAAGCTCACCTTCCGCATGGCCATCCGCGTCCTGCTGGGTTTCCGCATCCCCGATGAGGAGCTCAACCGTCTCTTTGAGGTCTACCAGCAATTTGTGGAGAACGTCTTCTCCTTACCTGTGGATCTGCCCTTCAGTGGCTACAGGAGG GGCATCCGGGCACGTGAGACATTACAAAAGGGGCTGGAGAAAGCCATCCAGGAGAAACTGCAGAACACACAGGGTAAGGACTATGCCGACGCACTGGACATCCTGATAGAGAGCGGCAAAGAACACGGCAAGGAGCTCACCATGCAAGAGCTGAAG GATGGCACCCTGGAGCTCATCTTCGCTGCCTACGCCACTACGGCCAGTGCCAGCACCTCTCTCATCATGCAGCTACTCAAACACCCGCGGGTGCTGGAGAAGCTGCGGGAGGAGCTGCGTAGCAAAGGCATCCTGCACAATGGCTGCATCTGCGAGGGCTCCCTGCGCCTTGACAACATCAGTGGCCTTCACTACCTGGACTGTGTCATCAAGGAGGTGCTTCGCCTCTTCACCCCCATCTCCGGAGGGTACCGGACGGTGCTGCAGACCTTTGAGCTGGAT GGTTTCCAGATCCCCAAGGGCTGGAGTGTGATGTACAGCATCCGGGACACCCACGACACTGCCCCTGTCTTCAAGGATGTGGATGTCTTCGATCCCGACCGCTTTGGGCAGGGCCGCAGCGAGGACAAGGAGGGCAGGTTCCACTACCTCCCATTCGGAGGGGGTGTACGGACCTGTCTGGGCAAACACTTGGCCAAGCTTTTCCTCAAGGCCCTGGCCATCGAGCTGGCCAGCACCAGCCGCTTCGAGCTGGCCACTAGGACTTTCCCCAAAATCACCTTGGTGCCCGTGGTCCACCCGGTCGATGGACTCAAGGTTAAATTCTTCGGACTGGATTCCAACCAGAACGAGATCCTGACGGGGACGGACGTCATTTTGGGGGCCACTGTGTAG